The nucleotide window GAGGAGAaagcagttttttaaaatgtcttctgCATGTTTGTTTCAAATAATgcaaaaatgtcattttgttggcttttaaaatatttcacaggCAGTTCACTCCTGCATCCTTGGACACCATTGTTGTGGCAGTACCGCCGTCTGCCAGGTAAACAGCAGTGTTGGATTTAGAGTGGACTGCCCTGTCACTGCCATTGTTGTTCACCTCGCAGTCCAGTGGTTCAGTGGAGATGACCCATGTTGAAGGGCGCCACCGCTTAAGTGAATATGGAGTTTTCACACGTTTCTTGATCTTTTCTCCTGAGCCCGGTTTGCCATCTTGTGATGAGTCACCTACTGAAAATAAAAGTCGCAAATAAAATGTTACAAGAAGAGTATGCTTGAGAGTTCAAGGTAGTTACATGTACATGTAGGCTGAAAAAAACAAATCCTGTCAAAACTGGCAATAGTGACAGGAAAGGTGACTAGTATTTATGTACAGTGGGTGCCATtaaaacaaagggccagattgtgctcTCCATTATTACAGTGTAAATCCGTAGTAACCCCAGTGGAGTAAATTCAGCTACCCTACGCATACAGTGGTGTAAGAGAGTAGAATCTAGCCCTCAGTATTTACATTAATGTGACTTTTGTATCCATGCTATTTTTCTATACTTGGAATGGGAGACAAAGCACTACTGCAATATTACAGGGCAGTAAATGCTGAGTTTTTAAATGGTATCATTACATCATTTCCCTTTTAAATTCCATTCTACCTGGCAAATAGGTTCTTACATACATGACCACAGACAAAACCCAGCTTTTCATTTTGAGGCCAAATGTTCtattccaggggttggcaacctttcagaagtggtaagttgagtcttcatttattcactctaatttaaggtttcgcgtgccagtaatacattttaacgtttttagaacgtctcttcctataagtctataatatctaactaaactattgttgtatgtaaagtaaagagattttttaaatgtttaagaagcttcatttaaaattaaattaaaatgcagagccccccgggccagtggccaggacccgggcagtgtgagtgcctctgaaaatcggCGCACacgccacctttggcacatgtgccgtaggttgcctacccctggtctagtctcTGATTTTCCTGAACCAGAACTTGAGTCTAGGATAGTGAAACCTTTAAGAGAGTTGTTTTGTCACCTTTTCTGTGTTTAAATATCAGCAACTGAGATTcgattgtaaaaaaataaaacctacatCTTCTTTATTTAACCTGTAAAAAGATGAGGCAAGAGAAAAGTACTAcaataaaaaaacaaccccaaacctAACTGAATTCATTTTACTACATTAGAACAAACTGAAGCTAGAAAACCATTCCACCAGTGAACATTTAACCATATTTAATGAGTGCTCTGTTGCTGGTTTGCACTCTTCCTTTCCAAAAAGTACCATTGTGTTCTACATTGCTAATTAAACATGTGTGTCTCCTCAGTTTCTGCTGAAAAAGCCCCCACGTCCACATAACTTCgctaataatatattctctgtctgcCTGAGCACATTCAAAGGCTTCCAATCCCAGTTACCTTGGCTCCTTCCAAGAACACAGGGtattttggaaaagaaaaattTTCCCCCAAAGAAAGATAAACAGGCCTTTCCAACAGTCCCTTTGaaactgaacagaacagggaataacTAATGGAAGCTATAACCAATGGAGAGCTTAGCTATAACCGTTCGTTACTTTTGCCTTGCAGGGAAAAGACAAAAAGCCCATTGTGGCTTCTTGTGTCCTTTGCTGTTGAAGCCCAAAGGGTGATTACAGTTATTCTACAGTCTATTAAAGTTGTTTATATCTAAAAATATGTTGCTTTATACAACTGTTGATTAATTTCTCGAACACGCACATTATGTTGATGAAATATTTACTACTACTCTGGGATTCAGACAAATGTATGGGGCAGTCTGTAGTTTTTCTATCTAGTCTGAGCCCCCCTAATGGGACATACTGATCTTCCAGGTCTTAGCCCTGGTATCTAATGCTAATTATACGTGAGAGCTACATACCAATATTGGGTACCAAGACATCAGCTCACAGGATTGGAATATTTCAAGAAAAGTAACTTATATAACTGTAATTGTTGTTATTTACCACAATAAAATCAGATGTACTTATTCAGAAAAGCTAATAATAATATAGTACAAccagtcatttaaaaataatggcaTATGTAACTAGTTATTGTAATCATTTATTTTAACAACCCTGAAATATtggacaggaggagaaaatgGAAGGCTTAGGGTCTCCAGAATACCCAGGAGAGGAACCGGGATGGCAGTAGCAGAGAAGCTCTGCAAAGAGGAAGAGGTTTAGAAGTGATTGGATTTGGAGAGTGAAAGTAGAATTGATTAGAAAGGAAACCAATTTATTCCACaggtgagggagggagaaaactgATATATTTTCAGGCCAGGGGCTACAAATTTAATGTAATAGGGATGAGTGAAATTACACCAATAGAAATTAAATATGCATGCAATTCGGAAGGTGGGGTTGGCTATTTGGGCTGTGAGACAATACAGATATTTTTCAACCACGCACTTATGTTTAATTCTCAGGTAAGAAAATGTTTGGGAAATTTTTTGAGTTCTGTCAACACTTACATTGCAAGCTACTGCTGTCCAAAGAATTTGTGGCTGACAGATCTAGTGAATTAGGCCTCTGTGCTCTTCTAGTCTGGGTCTGCCCAGGATATGTTGTCATTCTCTGGGTGCCAAGTGTAGTAACATCTTGCATTAGACATGGATTACTGTTGTTGTTATTGGCGTTTGTTCGGCCATTATCCAGCGGTCGCTCTCTCCTGTCCACTAGACGATCCAAAACACCTTCATCTTGGCCAACTTGCTGCTCCCGTCTCAGTAAAGGTTCATGCTCATCGGGACTTGAGTTAATATTCAGCCGACTGTCCTCTCCACTGAACTGATTCTGCAGCATTTCCTGGGCCCTGTGTGCCACTGAACTGGTTGTCTGGCCAGATGGCACTGCACCATTGGCATATTGGGTTGTTACACCATGAGAGTTTATGCTTTGGCTCCTCCCAACCACTCCATTCATGGTAACTGTTACCACATGAGGTTCTGCAGCATTGATCGTATTCATCTTGGCAACTCCAGTTTCCACTTGCTTCAAGTTTGATTTGTGCTTGCCACCAAATTTCAGTCGTGGCTCCTTTGTTGAATTTTTGGTGTTTAAAGGTAGACTAGTAGGCCTCTTCGGAAGATTCTGCTGCTTGGGTAGAGGGTAGACCTGAGTAGATGGGACATCTGGAATCAAACATGCTTGACCATTCCCAGCTTGCGTGAAGTCCTGCTGTCCTGTCACCTCTGCTGCAAGTTTGATCAGTGGGTAAAGCaagctggagctggtgctgctgaGTGGATCTGGTCCACTGAACTGTTTAAGGGAATGCTCCATCAGATTTTCATCAGAGCTCTCCTTTAGGTTCTTATCTACTTCTTTTGGATCCAGCTTGTTGGTTTCTAAGTCCTCCTCTGTTAGTTGCAGAcaaacaggagttggtccaacaGGCTGCATGACATTTGTAGCATGTTGGTTTGTTTCATCTGAGTAAGGCATCTCAGATATGGTAGTCATGCCAGTGCTAGGCGTGAGGCCAGTTGTGTTGGTGGTAGTTGTGTTGGTGGACAAACTGGTGACACTAGTCTCAGGGCTAGGGATGCGAGCCTGTGCTTGCTGTCGTTCATAGTTAATGGAGTTTCTGTTCttctcccctgaagtcaatggtgtaGTGGACACTGAATGCTCAGAAGAAATGTTCTTCACTATACTGTCAGTGTGGTGGATTGAGTCTTCAATATAAGAGGAAGAAGAGTAATCTGGATATGGCCTGATTTTTGGCACACGCCTGTGATGTGACAGGttgctttaaaagaaaagaaaaagtctgACATTAAgactttatatacatatatatataaacaaactgcCTCTCACCACTGAAGGTCTCTATTTTTCCCTTCACATATAATCCAAAGACCAACCACTTAAGGAGCTCTGATAACACACTATAGCTTCCATGAAAAATTCTGGCTGCCATGAAATTGAACTTGTAGGGCAGCATGTTTCATCATGGATGTTATTTATGTAACAAAGCCTCTTAATTGTTTTTAAAGCCAAAAGTAAGGAATTTTGTCATCCCATCTGATGACTGCCCATTTCACTGCTGAGGCTCCACTCTAAGTGCAATGAAGAGAtcttggggtgagggaggtgaaGAGAGCCCTGCGGAGAGGATGGAGgaaatgaaacaggaaaaatcatggagttGCAAATTATGATAAAAATCCATGATACATAATTTTAAACACAAGTTTAATATGGTAAGACACACTGCCTTGGGTATCAAGAGTAACCCCAAACAGGATCTTTAGTATACACAGAGCATTAATATCAACTCAGCTGACTCTCCTTCCCTTTGGATCATTTACAGTCAGAAAAGGGAAATACGCAGTCTCTCTCTGCAGGTCAGAATCATTATAAAGTCAATGCTGACCTTGTGGTTCCTTACTTGAAAAATACAGGACTGGGAATCTGAATGATTTCCTGAACTCATGTCTCTCAGCTGGCAGTGAACACACAAAGCTTTTAGcagaaacattttaaacagaaatgtCATGAATCATTTAGCAAGAGTTCCTGAAGACACTTCATAATCACTTCTTTATTTTGACTGTGGAAGTTCAAGGCTATTTTTCAGGTAGCTATATAACTCAGTGAGAAGGTCTGATCTTCTCTCTCCAAAATACATTGTGTACATCATAGGTATATTGAATTTGTGGGAATCTGGGGACCCAAAGCTACAAGGAATCAGTTTGTTGTGGATTCATATAGTAAgtttgtgaaaaatctacacaaaACTATGCAAAGTCCATATACACACTAGGTCACACATGTTCATATAAATATGCCAGTTCCCAAGAATAGTCAGCTACTGTTAACATTCTGATCTCACTCCCAGGGTGACCTGTGTACTGAGGACAGCTGACTAACACCAGACTACTTCACTTCTTACCGCTCATTCTGCATGGCAGTAGACATAGGATTGACTGTTGGGCTGACTGATTTGTTCCTCTCCCAAATCATCATGAGTTCAGCCATCCTCTCTTCAGCACACTGCGCTGTCAGTCGAGCTTCAGCATCTTGGTCCCAACAGTCTTCGATCGTCTCTTTAAGGGACCTCACAGCCTGCAAGAGAAACATTGTGTCAAATTATTCTCCTTTACATGTTGTGTTTTTAATCTACTTCCTTATGATTTATAGTGATCTGAATTAAGTGGAATACTGACTTTTAGCCATAAGCTGGTGTACATTTTAATGAGAGAATGAAGGTAAAAATGCACAAATCTGTTTATTTAAAGTTAATTTACACAAAAGAGTGAACATTTACATGATGCTATAATCCTAATACCTTTCATAATATATTACATTACAAAATATATGGTCAAGTATTCAAAAAtcaagaaatgccagaattatggttgcctgtgcaaccttccttctggctctggtgcatatggattatgatagtctttaattacatgatcacatacttttttttttttaaattgaggccctgcctcattcaatgtACAGAGTGTACTCAGGAATACCATCATTTTTATCCTATCATTCAATTGACGGTTCCTGTTTTATTTTGCTAGAGACACAATTAATGCAAGATCACTTATTTTCTCCTGGTCTCTTCCAGACTGTTCATCACTGCAGGCTCTGAGTACCTCACAAACATCAACGAATTTCTCTTCACTGAGAGATATGAAAaggttgttatccccattttacagatggcaaaatgcagagagagtctctcatgagtcagtggcagaggcatgTGAGACTCTGAACATTCCTCCAGACCATGCTGCCGTGCTCCACACATAGTGGTGCAGAGCATGCACAGTTGCAGTTACAAGTGCTCCACACTCCTACTTCCTCAGGGTCGTAAGTGGGGCACAGAGGAAATAAGAACACATTTAATGGCTACCTGCTAACATTTTGACTTAaggcttaaattttcaaaagagcctgtgTATTTTAGGAGCCTAGGAGCCTAGGACCCATTTTCAAAACTCACCTCAGTATTTCAGagcctcttttgaaaatgggatttacgtgtttttgaaaattttaatctAAATTTCATGTTCAGTGTCATACACAAAAACAGTGGTAGAAATAGACCTGAGCTGTCCTGTGACAGTCacctgctttaaccacaagaccatccttcttcttcCTGTATTTCCCTCCCTGAGCCAATTACACACCTTCCAGCTTCTAGAGCAAATGAAGCAGGGAATCTACAGACTGTTTCATTCACTACACCACCCTGGTTATTCCCCAGAGCACCATCCAGTGCACCAAATGAGACGGGGCCCTATGGAAAAAATAGAACGTGATCATGTAATTATAGACTGTATCATAATTCAAGTTTAGCAAAAAAGATTCGGCAAATAGTAAATTTGCTAAAAAATGCATTATGTGCAACTGTAACTGTCACGTATCATGCATCACTGGTGTGGTTTAAACCCTGAAACTTTCGCGCATAACACAAGGCAGTTATTCCCATGGAGTGGGGTGGTAAAGATGGACCCAGCATATGTCCCCAGTGGTCTAAGGAATGGTCAAGAGGAGCCCAGCCCTCTCTTCCCACTCCTCCCAGGAGGTagggagagctctttccccaACAGGTGCCCCTAGAGTTGGGAAATGGACCAGTGGGACCATGTCTTGGGTCTGGAGGAGGTGAGGGAAATTACTAGATAATGCCTAGACTagttctcccccctgcccctcataGAGATGTTGTCTGTTCCTAGTGCTCCTACTGAAGTGTGTGTactgccagggccgcccagaggattcaggtggcctggggcaaagcggggcaGCGGACATTAAAAAAGGCGCCACCAGCTGCAGAACTTGTACTCACCAGGAGGTGGTCCGAGTCTGCggcagtggcaggtccttcgctcactccgcgtctttggcagcactgaaggacccgccactgaagtgccaccaaagacctggagcaactGAAGGTCCCCCCgcagccgaagtgccgccaaagacacggaccgccgccaggtgagtaaaaattaaaaaggcgtcTCTAGCCAGGAAAGGGGTTCTCGGCCATggctcgcagggcccctgtggggcccagggcaaattgccccacttactcCCCTCCCCGGTAGCCCTGGGTACTGCTACTGATGATTATTTTGTAAGCAGCATAGGCCCAGCCTTAGATTAGAATGtacattttcagttattttggaatGTAGTCAAAAGCTTAGTGACAACACAAGAAAAATGGTAGTCATCTAAACACAGGGGCTACCAGTCCACCCTATAATAATCCTAATAGTTCTATAGTTCAACAaaattagcatttaaaatgaaaatctgtaaaaCAACATAACCCAACCTGAGCATCaacagggtatgtctgcactgcactaacacacccctggctggccccatgtcagctgacttgggcttgtggggctcaggctgtgaagctataaaactgcagtgcagacattcgggctggggctggaggccaAGCTCTgggcccctcctccaccctgagaTCCCAGTGCCCTGCCTCATCTAACCCAAACAGCTAagctgcaattttacagccccatagcctaagcctaagtcagctgacacgggccagACACAGGTATtttactgcagtgcagacatacccaaagagtccAATCAACATTGTGAACTGGACTAGCTACAACTGTGCCAAATTTGGTTCTTCCAGAGCTGTATTTACCAGCAATATAACATCCGTGCTGTAGTGAGAACAGTGCACCATGGTTTTCTTGAACAATATGGATGAACCTGTGCAACCGTTTCTAGGTAGTTTCACTTTTTCAAAAACGTCACAATGTCTTGCAATAACATTACTCTGGTAGACCATGTCCAGATCTGAAATGGTTTAAGACATGTTGACACGCGCTAGAGCAGATATGGCCTTAGCTTCACTATCACCTTGAGAGTGCAGGTTGTTACACATCGACTACCAAAGAGTCTGATGGTTCAAGAAGACAATTTCAGCCATTGAAACAATACAACTAGAAAATCACTTTTATTAAAAGCCAAATATttagtccatttatttttttacccACCATTTCTCTCACTTCTTTGACTATTTTTATATTTGTTCTGACATAAACATGTAAATCATCATACTTTTCATTTTCTACCTTTAACAAACAGCCTCAAGATCACCTCCAAtttacagagattattttaaCTCAATTACTAAGTAGGGAGTAGAGTGCAACAGATATTCTCAGTGCTGGATCAGCTCAGTGGAACAGACAAAAAGTTGGGAAATTTTTCTCATCTCCTAATCAGAAAATGGCCTTATTTATATTTTTTGAGAACAGAAATTTTTCAAATGAATATCAAATTAATAAGCAACATAGTATTTCTAAAATCTGGTAATATTTATTAAATGATCAGTGAACGCTGTAAGCTCTGCAAATGTTGAAGAACATATATCTTGGCAAAAGAAGATATAATTTAAGGAAGTACTCAGCTTTACAATCCTTATGTTGCTTAGCTTCAATAGCAGATACTATGCAATTTTTACCAGCTAAAATTTTGAGGCATTCTTAGTTTATAAAATTT belongs to Gopherus flavomarginatus isolate rGopFla2 chromosome 10, rGopFla2.mat.asm, whole genome shotgun sequence and includes:
- the BMPR2 gene encoding bone morphogenetic protein receptor type-2 isoform X2, whose protein sequence is MKATQSEERLCAFKDPYQQDHGISENRISQENGTILCVKGTSCYGLWEKTREGDIHLVKQGCWSHIGDLQECQYEECIVTTTPSLIQNGTYRFCCCSTDLCNVNFTENFPPPDPTDTPLFNSSNSFHRDETIVIALASVSVLAVLIAAIFFGYRMLAGDRKQGLHSMNMMEAAASEPSLDLDNLKLLELIGRGRYGAVYKGSLDEHPVAVKVFSFANRQNFINERNIYRVPLMDHDNIARFIVGDERFTADGRMEYLLVMEYYPNGSLCKYLSLHTSDWVSSCRLAHSVTRGLAYLHTELPRGDHYKPAISHRDLNSRNVLVKNDGTCVISDFGLSMRLTGNRLVRPGEEDNAAISEVGTIRYMAPEVLEGAVNLRDCESALKQVDMYALGLIYWEIFMRCTDLFPGESVPEYQMAFQTEVGNHPTFEDMQVLVSREKQRPKFPEAWKENSLAVRSLKETIEDCWDQDAEARLTAQCAEERMAELMMIWERNKSVSPTVNPMSTAMQNERNLSHHRRVPKIRPYPDYSSSSYIEDSIHHTDSIVKNISSEHSVSTTPLTSGEKNRNSINYERQQAQARIPSPETSVTSLSTNTTTTNTTGLTPSTGMTTISEMPYSDETNQHATNVMQPVGPTPVCLQLTEEDLETNKLDPKEVDKNLKESSDENLMEHSLKQFSGPDPLSSTSSSLLYPLIKLAAEVTGQQDFTQAGNGQACLIPDVPSTQVYPLPKQQNLPKRPTSLPLNTKNSTKEPRLKFGGKHKSNLKQVETGVAKMNTINAAEPHVVTVTMNGVVGRSQSINSHGVTTQYANGAVPSGQTTSSVAHRAQEMLQNQFSGEDSRLNINSSPDEHEPLLRREQQVGQDEGVLDRLVDRRERPLDNGRTNANNNNSNPCLMQDVTTLGTQRMTTYPGQTQTRRAQRPNSLDLSATNSLDSSSLQLGDSSQDGKPGSGEKIKKRVKTPYSLKRWRPSTWVISTEPLDCEVNNNGSDRAVHSKSNTAVYLADGGTATTMVSKDAGVNCL
- the BMPR2 gene encoding bone morphogenetic protein receptor type-2 isoform X1; translation: MSASLQHLLLVLLLSSATLLLSTAAATQSEERLCAFKDPYQQDHGISENRISQENGTILCVKGTSCYGLWEKTREGDIHLVKQGCWSHIGDLQECQYEECIVTTTPSLIQNGTYRFCCCSTDLCNVNFTENFPPPDPTDTPLFNSSNSFHRDETIVIALASVSVLAVLIAAIFFGYRMLAGDRKQGLHSMNMMEAAASEPSLDLDNLKLLELIGRGRYGAVYKGSLDEHPVAVKVFSFANRQNFINERNIYRVPLMDHDNIARFIVGDERFTADGRMEYLLVMEYYPNGSLCKYLSLHTSDWVSSCRLAHSVTRGLAYLHTELPRGDHYKPAISHRDLNSRNVLVKNDGTCVISDFGLSMRLTGNRLVRPGEEDNAAISEVGTIRYMAPEVLEGAVNLRDCESALKQVDMYALGLIYWEIFMRCTDLFPGESVPEYQMAFQTEVGNHPTFEDMQVLVSREKQRPKFPEAWKENSLAVRSLKETIEDCWDQDAEARLTAQCAEERMAELMMIWERNKSVSPTVNPMSTAMQNERNLSHHRRVPKIRPYPDYSSSSYIEDSIHHTDSIVKNISSEHSVSTTPLTSGEKNRNSINYERQQAQARIPSPETSVTSLSTNTTTTNTTGLTPSTGMTTISEMPYSDETNQHATNVMQPVGPTPVCLQLTEEDLETNKLDPKEVDKNLKESSDENLMEHSLKQFSGPDPLSSTSSSLLYPLIKLAAEVTGQQDFTQAGNGQACLIPDVPSTQVYPLPKQQNLPKRPTSLPLNTKNSTKEPRLKFGGKHKSNLKQVETGVAKMNTINAAEPHVVTVTMNGVVGRSQSINSHGVTTQYANGAVPSGQTTSSVAHRAQEMLQNQFSGEDSRLNINSSPDEHEPLLRREQQVGQDEGVLDRLVDRRERPLDNGRTNANNNNSNPCLMQDVTTLGTQRMTTYPGQTQTRRAQRPNSLDLSATNSLDSSSLQLGDSSQDGKPGSGEKIKKRVKTPYSLKRWRPSTWVISTEPLDCEVNNNGSDRAVHSKSNTAVYLADGGTATTMVSKDAGVNCL
- the BMPR2 gene encoding bone morphogenetic protein receptor type-2 isoform X3, whose product is MSASLQHLLLVLLLSSATLLLSTAAATQSEERLCAFKDPYQQDHGISENRISQENGTILCVKGTSCYGLWEKTREGDIHLVKQGCWSHIGDLQECQYEECIVTTTPSLIQNGTYRFCCCSTDLCNVNFTENFPPPDPTDTPLFNSSNSFHRDETIVIALASVSVLAVLIAAIFFGYRMLAGDRKQGLHSMNMMEAAASEPSLDLDNLKLLELIGRGRYGAVYKGSLDEHPVAVKVFSFANRQNFINERNIYRVPLMDHDNIARFIVGDERFTADGRMEYLLVMEYYPNGSLCKYLSLHTSDWVSSCRLAHSVTRGLAYLHTELPRGDHYKPAISHRDLNSRNVLVKNDGTCVISDFGLSMRLTGNRLVRPGEEDNAAISEVGTIRYMAPEVLEGAVNLRDCESALKQVDMYALGLIYWEIFMRCTDLFPGESVPEYQMAFQTEVGNHPTFEDMQVLVSREKQRPKFPEAWKENSLAVRSLKETIEDCWDQDAEARLTAQCAEERMAELMMIWERNKSVSPTVNPMSTAMQNERNLSHHRRVPKIRPYPDYSSSSYIEDSIHHTDSIVKNISSEHSVSTTPLTSGEKNRNSINYERQQAQARIPSPETSVTSLSTNTTTTNTTGLTPSTGMTTISEMPYSDETNQHATNVMQPVGPTPVCLQLTEEDLETNKLDPKEVDKNLKESSDENLMEHSLKQFSGPDPLSSTSSSLLYPLIKLAAEVTGQQDFTQAGNGQACLIPDVPSTQVYPLPKQQNLPKRPTSLPLNTKNSTKEPRLKFGGKHKSNLKQVETGVAKMNTINAAEPHVVTVTMNGVVGRSQSINSHGVTTQYANGAVPSGQTTSSVAHRAQEMLQNQFSGEDSRLNINSSPDEHEPLLRREQQVGQDEGVLDRLVDRRERPLDNGRTNANNNNSNPCLMQDVTTLGTQRMTTYPGQTQTRRAQRPNSLDLSATNSLDSSSLQLGDSSQDGKPGSGEKIKKRVKTPYSLKRWRPSTWVISTEPLDCEET